A window from Mycolicibacterium tokaiense encodes these proteins:
- a CDS encoding phytanoyl-CoA dioxygenase family protein, with protein sequence MSTPVRPGAFIEDADCCLDDFSALVLRDTDVADYPHAHDVRGGVLIYRALAGVDRRAVQAELIRALRDGPGVVVIESAFDDDVVDRASAAFDQLIAAQRAAGASAGDHFGKPGANDRVWNAAQKLALHAPEVFAEYYANDALALICQAWLGPRYQVTSQVNVVNPGGAAQVPHRDYHLGFVDPDQLAAYPAHLHHLSPALTLQGAVAHCDMPVESGPTMLLPHSQKFAAGYIAFNRPEFIDFFAAHQVQTPLRKGDAVFFNPALYHGAGQNVSPDIKRMANLLQISSPFGRAMESLDRTAMVRAVYPALLRMQEHGRDVLNTVVATAEGYAFPTNLDRDQPIGSLAPPSQVDVVLAALRDRLTPEQLDTALRDQNERRIP encoded by the coding sequence ATGTCCACCCCCGTCCGTCCCGGCGCCTTCATCGAGGACGCCGATTGTTGCCTCGACGACTTCAGCGCCCTGGTACTGCGCGACACCGATGTCGCCGATTACCCCCACGCCCACGACGTCCGCGGCGGCGTGCTGATCTACCGCGCCCTGGCCGGCGTCGATCGCCGCGCTGTGCAGGCCGAGTTGATCCGCGCGCTGCGCGACGGTCCCGGTGTCGTGGTGATCGAGAGCGCCTTCGACGACGACGTGGTGGACCGAGCGAGCGCGGCCTTCGACCAGCTGATCGCCGCCCAGCGCGCCGCCGGCGCCTCGGCCGGCGATCATTTCGGCAAGCCCGGAGCCAACGACCGGGTGTGGAACGCGGCGCAGAAGCTGGCCCTGCATGCCCCCGAGGTGTTCGCCGAGTACTACGCCAACGACGCGCTGGCCCTCATCTGCCAGGCCTGGCTGGGTCCGCGCTATCAGGTGACCTCTCAGGTGAACGTCGTCAACCCCGGTGGTGCCGCCCAGGTCCCGCACCGGGACTACCACCTGGGCTTCGTCGACCCCGACCAGTTGGCGGCCTACCCCGCGCACCTGCATCACCTCTCGCCGGCGCTGACCCTGCAGGGCGCCGTGGCGCACTGCGACATGCCGGTGGAGAGCGGCCCCACCATGTTGTTGCCGCATTCGCAGAAGTTCGCCGCCGGGTACATCGCCTTCAACCGGCCCGAGTTCATCGACTTCTTCGCCGCGCACCAGGTGCAGACGCCGCTGCGCAAGGGCGACGCGGTGTTCTTCAATCCGGCGCTGTATCACGGTGCGGGACAAAATGTCTCGCCCGACATCAAGCGGATGGCCAACCTGCTGCAGATCTCGTCGCCGTTCGGCCGGGCCATGGAGTCGCTGGACCGCACCGCCATGGTGCGCGCGGTCTACCCGGCCCTGCTGCGGATGCAGGAACACGGCCGCGACGTGCTCAACACCGTGGTCGCCACCGCCGAGGGCTACGCCTTCCCCACCAACCTCGACCGCGACCAGCCCATCGGCAGCCTGGCCCCACCCAGCCAGGTCGACGTGGTCCTCGCGGCTCTGCGTGACCGCCTCACCCCCGAACAACTCGACACCGCACTGCGCGACCAGAACGAACGGAGAATCCCATGA
- a CDS encoding Gfo/Idh/MocA family protein: protein MTTLGLIGLGRIGAFHTETLSGLPELDRLVITDERTELVRQVADKYGATPVDSVAALLDSGIDGVVVAAATPAHAELTLAAVQRGLPTFCEKPVASTAAESARVAAAIAASGVPVQIGYQRRFDAAFAAAKAVVDSGSLGHLHTVRSTTMDPAPPPLDYIKGSGGIFRDCAVHDFDALRWITGQEAVEVYATGSVQGDPLFTEYGDVDTAAVIVRFDGGALGVVSNARYNGRGYDCRLEVHGFNDTVVAGWDQGVPVGNADPVNDFPTGTPHHFFMDRFTEAFRTELSGFVQVVKGGPILGATVADAVEVAWIAEAAAESLRRGTPVRIEEVRQ, encoded by the coding sequence ATGACCACCCTCGGACTCATCGGCCTCGGCCGCATCGGGGCCTTCCACACCGAGACACTGAGCGGCCTGCCGGAGCTCGACCGCCTCGTCATCACCGACGAGCGCACCGAGCTGGTCCGTCAGGTGGCCGACAAGTACGGCGCCACGCCAGTGGATTCGGTTGCCGCACTCCTGGATTCAGGAATCGACGGCGTTGTGGTGGCAGCAGCCACCCCCGCGCACGCCGAGCTGACACTGGCCGCGGTGCAGCGCGGGCTGCCCACCTTCTGCGAGAAACCGGTGGCCTCCACCGCCGCCGAGAGCGCACGGGTGGCCGCCGCCATCGCAGCATCCGGTGTGCCGGTGCAGATCGGTTACCAGCGCCGCTTCGATGCCGCATTCGCCGCCGCCAAGGCCGTGGTGGACAGTGGCTCGCTGGGCCATCTGCACACCGTCCGCAGCACCACCATGGACCCCGCTCCCCCGCCGCTGGACTACATCAAGGGCTCCGGCGGCATCTTTCGCGATTGCGCCGTCCACGATTTCGACGCCTTGCGCTGGATCACCGGGCAGGAGGCCGTCGAGGTGTACGCCACCGGCAGCGTGCAGGGTGACCCGTTGTTCACCGAGTACGGCGACGTCGACACCGCCGCGGTGATCGTGCGCTTCGACGGTGGCGCTCTCGGCGTGGTCTCCAACGCCCGCTACAACGGCCGCGGGTACGACTGCCGGCTCGAGGTGCACGGTTTCAACGACACCGTGGTCGCCGGGTGGGATCAGGGAGTGCCCGTGGGCAATGCCGACCCCGTGAACGATTTCCCCACCGGCACGCCACATCACTTCTTCATGGACCGGTTCACCGAGGCCTTCCGCACCGAGCTCAGCGGCTTCGTACAGGTGGTCAAGGGCGGGCCGATCCTGGGCGCGACGGTGGCCGACGCGGTGGAGGTGGCCTGGATCGCCGAGGCGGCCGCCGAGTCCCTGCGCCGCGGCACCCCGGTGCGCATCGAGGAGGTTCGCCAGTGA
- a CDS encoding sugar phosphate isomerase/epimerase family protein produces the protein MKIAGAPISWGVCEVPGWGHQLDRDRVMAEMRQAGLTATELGPDGFLPTDTGELTAFLDGFGLSCVGGFVPVLLHDDGHDPADDLAGPLDSLVAARAEVVVLAAATGADGYDDRPELDDAQWKTLLDNLDRLAGIVAERGLTAVLHPHVGTMVETRADVDRVLAGSGIALCLDTGHLLIGGTDPLALTHDVPERIAHTHLKDVDAALAQKVQAGEMTYTQAVAAGMYVPLGAGDVDIAGIVTTLERGGYTGWYVMEQDNILTAAPEGDGPLADVLASVRFLQGLS, from the coding sequence GTGAAGATCGCCGGAGCTCCCATCTCCTGGGGCGTATGTGAGGTCCCCGGCTGGGGCCACCAGCTGGACCGTGACCGGGTGATGGCCGAGATGCGCCAGGCCGGGCTGACGGCCACCGAACTGGGGCCGGACGGCTTCCTGCCCACGGACACAGGCGAACTCACGGCCTTCCTCGACGGATTCGGGCTCTCCTGCGTCGGTGGGTTCGTACCGGTACTGCTGCACGACGACGGCCATGACCCCGCCGACGACCTCGCCGGTCCGCTGGACTCCCTGGTGGCCGCACGCGCGGAGGTGGTGGTGCTGGCCGCCGCCACCGGCGCCGACGGGTACGACGACCGCCCCGAACTCGACGACGCCCAGTGGAAAACTCTGCTGGATAACCTGGATCGGCTCGCAGGCATCGTGGCCGAACGCGGGCTCACGGCGGTATTGCACCCACACGTCGGCACGATGGTCGAGACCCGTGCCGACGTGGACCGGGTGCTGGCCGGGTCCGGCATCGCACTGTGTCTGGACACTGGCCACCTGCTGATCGGTGGCACCGACCCGCTGGCGCTGACCCACGACGTGCCGGAACGCATCGCGCACACCCACCTCAAGGACGTCGACGCTGCCCTGGCCCAGAAGGTGCAGGCCGGTGAGATGACCTACACCCAGGCGGTGGCGGCGGGCATGTACGTCCCGCTGGGCGCCGGCGACGTCGACATCGCCGGCATCGTCACCACGCTGGAGCGCGGCGGCTACACCGGCTGGTATGTCATGGAGCAGGACAACATCCTGACCGCGGCCCCCGAGGGCGACGGACCGCTGGCCGACGTGCTGGCCAGTGTCCGCTTCCTGCAGGGCCTTTCATGA